The following proteins are encoded in a genomic region of Cryptomeria japonica chromosome 11, Sugi_1.0, whole genome shotgun sequence:
- the LOC131068166 gene encoding receptor-like protein 19 translates to MIPPFVCSLTRLTYLDLSFNNFNGSIPSYLGNLSSLTELYLSINQLSGSIPTSLGSLSSLTKLDLSLNQFNGSIPASLGSLSSLTELDLASNQLSGSIPASLGSLSSLTKLDLSYNPLSGSIPAFLGSLSSLTKLDLSRNQFNGSIPASLGSLSSLTELDLSRNQLSGSIPASLGSLSSLTELDLSHNQLNGSIPASLGSLSSLTELDLYGNQLSGSIPASLGSLSSLTELYLSHNQLSGSILASLGSLSLLRSLYLSNNELRGNIPDSLGNLSLLQVLDGVRNRFNETISSSSLPPSLVVLGLSLNHHQLISENFFHKLTRLSSLSLSDCVLNISTIWIPSFQLYELSLMSCTIDSEFPPWISTQFSLERLELTNASLVGVIPSWLWETSPQLQYLNLSGNHLEGSLSSNLSICTQLSELDVSRNGLSGCIPSIWPSSISILLLNDNLFSGKIPSTLGKLSRLQILNLANNLFSGNIPYSLGKLFQLQFLNLANNKISGMIPASMPNCSSLIVLNLGNNSLKGSLPYEFSRLSQLMSLVVHGNILNGSFPPSISNCSFLRVLDIGNNFFGGEMPPTIGNFSVLRVLVMKKNNFTRNIPSAIGQLIYLQILLLSSNHFSGLIPHTIVSLQAMPIEDQDGIVLSNFYDGQTYRDGLDMTSKGIDEHYTYILSTLTAIDLSNNELDGGIPFDFGNLKGLRFVNLSMNNLNGTIPSSLGEMGQLESLDLSRNKFSGKIPMEFTSLSSLGFLNLSNNHVSGSIPQGTQMSTFGESSYSENSNLWGCPLPKNCSWPQYIPRPPEVSINKEKKNTIYPLYGIALGLSYGVAFGGIVSLILIKMSWRKKSFSKVDAILKIVFPWMKDLTL, encoded by the coding sequence ATGATTCCCCCTTTCGTTTGTTCTCTCACCCGTCTTACATATCTTGATCTCTCATTTAATAACTTCAATGGAAGCATACCCTCCTACCTTGGCaatctttcttctttaactgaactTTACCTTTCTATCAACCAACTTAGTGGAAGCATACCTACTTCTCTTGGAAGCCTTTCTTCTTTAACTAAACTTGACCTTTCTCTAAACCAGTTTAATGGAAGCATACCCGCTTCTCTTGGAagcctttcttctttaactgaactTGACCTTGCTTCCAACCAGCTTAGTGGAAGCATACCCGCTTCTCTTGGAAGCCTTTCTTCTTTAACTAAACTTGACCTTTCTTACAACCCGCTTAGTGGAAGCATACCTGCTTTTCTTGGAAGCCTTTCTTCTTTAACTAAACTTGACCTTTCTCGCAACCAATTTAATGGAAGCATACCCGCTTCTCTTGGAagcctttcttctttaactgaactTGACCTTTCTCGCAACCAGCTTAGTGGAAGCATACCTGCTTCTCTTGGAagcctttcttctttaactgaactTGACCTTTCTCACAACCAGCTTAATGGAAGCATACCCGCTTCTCTTGGAagcctttcttctttaactgaactTGACCTTTATGGCAACCAGCTTAGTGGAAGCATACCTGCTTCTCTTGGAagcctttcttctttaactgaactTTACCTTTCTCACAACCAGCTTAGTGGAAGCATACTTGCTTCTCTTGGAAGTCTCTCTTTGTTGAGAAGCTTATATCTTTCTAACAATGAACTGAGGGGGAACATTCCAGATTCCTTAGGCAATCTTTCTTTACTCCAGGTGTTGGATGGTGTTAGGAATCGTTTCAATGAAACCATCTCTTCTTCCTCACTTCCACCTTCTTTAGTTGTATTAGGCCTGTCACTAAATCACCACCAGTTGATTTCAGAAAATTTCTTTCACAAGCTTACAAGGTTAAGTTCTTTGTCTTTATCTGATTGTGTGCTAAATATTAGCACAATCTGGATTCCATCCTTTCAATTATATGAGTTGTCTTTAATGTCATGTACAATTGATAGTGAATTTCCACCTTGGATCTCAACACAATTCTCACTTGAAAGGTTGGAATTAACAAATGCTAGTCTTGTGGGTGTAATTCCCTCTTGGCTATGGGAAACCAGCCCTCAGTTGCAATATTTAAATCTCTCAGGAAATCATCTAGAAGGAAGCCTATCCTCAAATCTTTCAATATGCACACAACTTTCAGAGTTAGATGTGTCAAGAAATGGACTGAGTGGATGCATCCCATCAATATGGCCTTCCAGTATTtcaatattgttgcttaatgaCAATTTATTCAGTGGCAAGATTCCTTCAACCCTGGGCAAATTATCTCGACTCCAAATATTAAATCTTGCAAACAATTTATTTAGTGGCAATATTCCTTATAGCCTGGGAAAATTATTTCAACTCCAGTTTTTAAATCTTGCAAACAACAAAATAAGTGGAATGATCCCTGCAAGCATGCCCAATTGCTCTTCTCTCATTGTCTTAAATTTGGGAAACAACAGTTTGAAGGGAAGCTTACCATATGAATTTAGTAGACTAAGCCAATTAATGTCATTAGTTGTTCATGGTAATATCCTGAATGGATCTTTCCCACCTTCAATATCAAATTGTTCATTTTTACGAGTTCTTGATATCGGGAACAACTTTTTTGGAGGTGAAATGCCACCAACAATTGGAAATTTTTCTGTTCTAAGAGTATTGGTGATGAAGAAAAACAATTTTACAAGGAATATTCCTTCAGCCATAGGCCAACTAATATACCTTCAGATTTTGCTCCTTTCTTCCAATCATTTCTCAGGTTTAATTCCACACACAATTGTATCATTGCAAGCAATGCCAATAGAAGACCAAGATGGTATTGTATTGTCCAATTTTTATGATGGGCAAACATATCGGGATGGATTGGATATGACTTCAAAGGGTATAGATGAGCACTACACATATATTCTTTCCACTCTCACAGCCATAGATCTATCAAACAATGAATTGGATGGAGGAATTCcttttgattttgggaatttaaagGGGTTAAGGTTTGTGAACCTTTCAATGAACAATTTGAATGGGACCATTCCAAGTAGTTTGGGGGAAATGGGCCAGCTAGAGTCATTAGACCTTTCAAGAAATAAATTTTCTGGAAAAATCCCTATGGAGTTTACATCTCTTAGCTCTTTAGGTTTCCTAAATTTATCAAACAACCACGTTTCAGGAAGTATACCCCAAGGAACACAGATGAGTACATTTGGGGAATCCTCTTATTCAGAAAATTCTAATTTATGGGGGTGCCCCCTACCCAAAAATTGTTCTTGGCCACAATATATTCCTCGTCCTCCTGAAGTTTCAattaacaaagaaaagaaaaacactATATATCCTTTGTATGGAATAGCATTAGGATTGTCATATGGAGTAGCATTTGGAGGAATAGTGTCATTGATCTTGATAAAAATGAGTTGGAGAAAGAAATCTTTCAGTAAAGTTGATGCAATCCTAAAAATTGTGTTTCCTTGGATGAAGGACTTGACACTATAA